The following coding sequences are from one Verrucomicrobiota bacterium window:
- a CDS encoding ABC transporter ATP-binding protein, translated as MPAIIEASHLSKCFFLGERNQKAFFEDITLDAMHRLRRLLHPSQMIGDVNPKRHFWALRDVSFQVSQGQTLAIIGENGAGKSTLVKILSRITQPTIGTVKVYGRVASLLEVGTGFHPEFSGRDNIYLNGAMLGLSRKEIRARFDPIVEFSGIREFIDVPVKNYSSGMYVRLAFSVAAHLNPEIVILDEVLAVGDAAFQQKCFKRIEEIINEGHAAIVVSHGLGHVRRMSQVCLWLKRGRIEMFGPTPEVVSAYEKETTRATGSRQDAARVDDT; from the coding sequence ATGCCTGCCATTATCGAGGCTTCTCACCTTTCGAAATGCTTTTTCCTGGGGGAGCGCAACCAGAAGGCGTTTTTTGAGGATATTACCTTGGACGCGATGCACAGACTCCGCCGGTTGCTTCATCCGAGCCAAATGATCGGCGACGTGAACCCGAAGCGCCACTTCTGGGCGCTTCGGGATGTCTCGTTCCAGGTCTCGCAGGGACAAACCCTGGCGATCATCGGTGAGAACGGTGCCGGTAAGTCGACGTTAGTAAAGATCCTGTCCAGGATCACCCAACCGACCATTGGCACCGTGAAAGTTTATGGCCGGGTGGCCAGTCTCCTTGAGGTGGGAACCGGGTTTCACCCTGAATTTTCGGGTCGGGATAACATTTATCTCAACGGCGCAATGCTCGGGCTTTCCCGAAAAGAGATCCGCGCCCGATTTGATCCAATCGTCGAGTTTTCCGGAATTCGCGAGTTCATCGACGTCCCGGTTAAGAACTACTCGAGCGGTATGTACGTGCGACTGGCGTTTTCGGTCGCAGCGCATCTCAACCCGGAGATCGTGATTTTAGATGAAGTTCTCGCCGTGGGAGATGCCGCATTTCAACAAAAATGTTTCAAGCGCATCGAGGAAATCATCAACGAGGGTCACGCGGCGATCGTGGTTAGTCATGGATTGGGGCACGTCCGGCGGATGAGCCAGGTGTGCCTTTGGCTGAAGCGCGGCCGCATCGAAATGTTCGGTCCGACCCCGGAGGTTGTCTCCGCTTATGAAAAGGAAACTACCCGTGCAACCGGGTCCCGGCAGGACGCTGCACGGGTTGACGATACTTGA
- a CDS encoding ABC transporter permease produces MSVRKPTYVVDAGSLLSSHPRELWNYRELFILLVKRDFVAAYKQTVLGPLWFFFQPFLAALVYVVVFGQIARLPTSDLPPLVFYMSGIIAWSFFANSLSQVAYTFLGSGGLFRKIYFPRLVIPLSQISMNLLNFLAQLLTLLLVVAACKLGGAKVDLSPRIALLPLWLLEMAGLALGLGCLIASATVRYRDLNIIVGYTLQLWMYGSLVIYPRSSVPDHLQGLLLLNPMASVVECYRSSLFGTEHAPAQPALIAALIILIILAAGLWRFMRAEGTFTDSI; encoded by the coding sequence ATGAGCGTTCGAAAGCCGACTTATGTTGTCGATGCCGGCAGCCTGCTCAGCAGTCATCCGAGGGAGTTATGGAATTACCGCGAGTTGTTCATCCTCCTCGTCAAACGGGATTTTGTGGCGGCATACAAGCAAACCGTGCTGGGTCCGCTCTGGTTTTTCTTCCAGCCGTTCCTTGCGGCCCTGGTTTACGTCGTGGTTTTCGGCCAGATCGCCCGGCTCCCCACGAGCGACTTGCCGCCGCTCGTCTTCTACATGTCCGGGATTATCGCCTGGAGCTTTTTCGCAAACAGTTTGTCGCAGGTTGCCTATACCTTTCTCGGCAGCGGTGGCCTCTTCCGGAAGATTTATTTCCCGCGGTTGGTGATCCCGTTAAGCCAGATCAGCATGAATCTACTGAATTTCCTGGCTCAGTTGCTGACCCTTTTGCTGGTCGTTGCCGCCTGTAAACTCGGCGGCGCCAAGGTCGACCTCAGCCCCCGGATTGCGTTGCTTCCGCTCTGGCTCCTGGAAATGGCCGGCTTGGCCCTCGGCCTGGGCTGTCTGATCGCGTCGGCGACGGTCAGGTACCGGGACTTGAACATCATCGTTGGATACACGCTGCAACTCTGGATGTACGGCAGCCTGGTGATTTATCCACGGTCGTCGGTTCCGGACCACCTGCAAGGTTTACTCCTGCTGAACCCGATGGCAAGCGTGGTCGAGTGTTACCGGTCGAGCCTTTTCGGGACGGAACACGCCCCCGCCCAGCCCGCCTTGATCGCCGCGCTGATTATCCTCATAATTTTGGCGGCGGGACTCTGGCGTTTCATGCGGGCCGAAGGCACCTTCACCGACTCGATTTGA